A segment of the Streptomyces sp. XD-27 genome:
CGACCGTTGCCATGGTTCCTGTCCCTTCGGGTGGTCAGACATCCGCAGGCAGGTCGAACTCGCCGTCGCGCACGCCGAGGGTGAAGGCTTCCCACTCGGCAGCGGTGTACCGCAGGACCGTGGCGTTCGGATCCGCTGGATTCCGCATGGCGACAGCGCCACCCGGTAGCTTGGCGATCTCGATTCGGTCGCGGGCATCACTACCCGGCGCACTGAGCCACGTCGCGCCGGAGAGGTCCAGCGCGTAGAGCTCGGCCTTCTCGCGGCTGTCTGTCATCAGGCCGTCAGGGTGTCGTCGGCAACAGCGGTCAGGAAGGCAGACCACGCCGCACGAGAGGCGCGCGCCGCGGGGATGTCCACGTTCTTCGAGTCACGCACAGCGACACCAGGAGTCCCTGGGATGTGGGCAACCTCGACGCAGTTGCCGTTGTTCGCTGTGTAGGAACTCTTACGCCATGCGGCGTCAGCGAGGTCGACCGCGTACAGGTCGGCCAGCTCGTTCATCTCACTGTTCCTTCTCGATGCGTTCGACCAGCTTCAAGGTATCGTGCTCCGACAACGCAGCCGCTGACAAGTTTCGGAACAGACGGTTCAGGCGTCGTAGCGCGAGTGCATCGTCGCGGAAGGTCGTCGCCTCCGCCGACTCCATGAACGCTACGTCTCCCTCGTTCTCTTTCCCATCGCTGAACAGTGTGAAAGCTCCAGTGCTGGCCCCGTTCTCCCCTGCCTCGAATGGGATTACCCGGAATGTGACGTTTGGCAGCGATGCGACCTCGACAAGATGGCGGAGCTGCGCCCGTATCGTTTTCGGGCCGCCCACTTGCAGACGCAGCGCAGCCTCGGTAACGAGCGCGTCAAGAGTCAGCGTCTCCTCGTCGCGCAGACGTTCTTGCCGCCGCATCCGTACCTCGACGAGGCTGTCCACCTGATCAGGGCCGAGGGCCGCGAAGCCTGGGCCAGTGATCGCACGGGCATAGCCCTGGGTTTGCAGCAGCCCGGGAATCAACAGCGGTTGATACTCCCAGCAACGAACGGCCTCGGACTCGTAGGCAAGGAATTCGGCATAGGTCGCGGAGATCACATCCGCGTACGCCTGCCACCACAGCGGGATGCGCTGCATGGCCCTCGTCAACAACTCGGAGAGCTCAGCCCGCTTCGCTTCGTCAACCTCGTAGAGCTCCATGAGACCCGCGAAGTCCTTGCGGGTACACGTCCGCTTCGCAAGCTCGATGCGGCTGATCTTGGAGTTGTGACAGTTAAGGTGCGCTCCGACTTCCTCGGTTGTGAGACCGGACCGGTCACGCAGTATCCGCAGCTCAGCACCCAGCTTGCGCCTCGCGGCGAGTGGGCTACCGCTGCTCACGACGGCCATGCGCCCTCCATCTCCCCTGTCTGCTCGCCCGGTTGAGCCTAGCGCAGCGCACTCGACCGGGCCGTGCTCCAGATTGGCAATCTGCCAATCAACCGCTTGACGTTCTGACTGTGTGACCTACACCATGTCACGTGTTGCGGAGCGTGCTGGCTCAACTTCGCGGCGACGCACGGTCGTTGCTGTCACGCGCTCGCGTGCTGGAGGTGCAGCGATGAGCAGCCAGAAGCCCACGCCGGAGCAGCAGGGGACTAAGCCGAGCTCTGCCGAGCTAGCCCGCAAACAGGCCGAGCTGAAAGCACAGATCGAACGGCACTTGGCCCAGCTGCGGCAGCCGAAGAAGAAGTGACTCGACAGCTCGGCGCTGCTCCCGCCGATCCGGTGGCGCGCTGGCGGAAGGTAGGGGGTGCGTGATGCGGGGAACGCTGCGCGGATGGCTGCTTGACGTGCTCGGGTGCGCTGACGAGTGGTGGTACCGGTTCTATCAGGATGCTCTGTGCCGTCTCGACGACAACCCGCAGAAGGCCGACGCCCTGTACGAACCCCAGGCGGCCAGACCCTCGCTACCTGCGGCGGCGCCGCCGACCCTCGCATCCCGAGGCGGCGAGAGTGAAGCAGCGCAGGCATCTCGCCATCCGTGCCAGCCGCTCCCCCGCCTCCCTCACCAACTCCGGCGCCTGTGGCTTCCTACTCACCCAGCAGCTACGCCCCGCGGTCGCCCCGCCCATAGACCCCGCCCCTTGCCCTGGTCGATTCGTCGAGGCTCCCCCGCGTTGCCTGACTTCCCGCGGCAGGCGTGCGGGCCCCACTCCACGACGAAACGAGGCCACGATGCCCGACCCGATCCTCACGATCGTGACCGTCACCGGCGACACGGTCCGCACCGGTGACGTCATAGCCATCGGCGGTATCCCCCACAGAGTCGCCACCATGCTCGACGTCCCCGGCTCCCGAAAGCGGCTCCAGTTCGAAGACGGCAACGCCTACGTGATGCCCCGCTCCGCCGTCATCGACGTCGCACGTGTCTGTGTCACCCCGCGGTCCCGCTTCCGGCAAACCGCGATCACGCGCTGACCCACACCACACAAGCAGAAGGGGAACCGCATGCCCGCCCCCATGCCGCCACAGCGGCCCGACATCGCCGACGAACTGCTGCGCCGCATGGCAGCCGACCAGCACGCCCGCGGCGTCCGAGACGACGGCACCCTCGTCGCCCGCGATCCCGAGCTGATGCATACCGTTGACGCCGACAACACTCGCGCTCTACAGCGGATCATCAACGAGCACGGATGGCCCGGTCACTCCCTCGTCGGCGAGGAGGCGGCTAACGCCGCATGGCTCATCGCGCAGCACGCCGAGCTCGACTTTCAACTGCGTGTCCTCGACCTGCTCCACGAGGCCGTCGACCGTGGCGAGGCCACCCCCATGCAGTTGGCCTACCTGACCGACCGCGTCTTGCTGCGCCAGGACCGACCGCAGGTCTACGGCACGCAGTACCTCGACACCGGCGACGGCCGCGGAATGCAGGTCTGGAAGGTCACCGACCCTGACCGCCTCGACGCCCGCCGCACCGAGGTCGGGCTCGGCCCGCACGCCGACTACGACGCCGAGATCCGCTCGAACTACTGATCCCGGGCCTGTGCGCCTCGACGGCCGTTGCACCGGCCGCCGAGGCAGAACGTCACCAGCCGACTCAAGGAACTGACAACGCAATGCGCGACTTTATCGCCTGCCTCTACATCTGGTTAACGCCCGGATTACGCCGCGCCCTGCGCACCGCCTACCAGCACGCCGGCGCCTGGTTCACCCCGCCCCCGCCGCCGCCCGCACGCCCCGTACTTACGCCAGCCCCTGCCTACGCCCGCGGCCCCCTGCCCGCGCACGTCCTGGCACGTCGAGTTCCCCTCGACGGACACGAAATCGACCTCGTACGCCCGTACTACGTCATGCGCGAACTGAGACACGCCGCTGGAGTCTCCCCCTGATGCCTCAGCCAAGAGGTCCCCCAGAGAACCATGCAGAGCCGCGCCACCAGTCCGCGAACCGAATCGAGGTCACGGCCATGAGCGCACCCAACGTCGTCAGCCAGACTCAATCCACATCGTGTTACCCCCGCTCCGGGAGGGAAGCCGTGCAGCAGATCACCACCGCCCCGTTACCGCCCACCATCCGCAGCCTCGAACTGGAGATCACCGGCAAGTGCCAAGCCATGTGCGAGCACTGCGCGCCAGCCTCCGGACCTACCGGCACCGACGGCACCATGACAGCCGATGACTGGCGGCGCGTCATCGACGAGTCCGCCGAACTCGGTATCGAGACAGTGCAGTTCATCGGCGGCGAGCCGACCCTGCACCGAGACCTTCCGGCCCTCGTCGAGCACGCCCTCGGACGCGGTATCGGCGTCGAAGTCTTCTCCAACCTCATCTCCGTACGCCGCACCGTCTGGGACACCCTCGCCCGGCCCGGCGTCCGCATCGGCACCAGCTACTACAGCGACCTCGCCGTGCAACACGAACAGATCACCAAGAAGCGCGGAAGTCACCAGCGGACCCGCGCGAACATCGTCGAGGTCCTGAACCGCGGTATCCCGCTGCGCGTCGGCATCGTCGAGGTACTCGAGGGGCAGCGCGTCGCCGAAGCCGAGGCCGAGCTGCGCGCGCTCGGCGTCCAGCAGATCACCGTCGACCGCATGCGCGGCATCGGACGCGGCGCCCGCGACACCGAACCGACACCCTCCGAGCTGTGCGGGCACTGCACCAAAGGACGCGGCGCGATCCTCCCCAACGGCGACGTCGCCGGCTGCGTCCTGAGCCGCTTCATGACCGCCGGCAACGTCCGGCAGCAGCCGCTCGCCGACATCGTGACCGGACCCAAGTGGGCCGACATCGCCGCGGTGATCCCGCCCGCCCCGGTCGGCGCCGGATGTCCCCCAACGACAGCAGCGACTGCAACCCAGCGAACACCATCGCCTGCGCCCCCAAGCATGGCCTCTTCCCTGCCCCGACCCTGGGAGCATCCGCGTGAACTGGAAATCCCACGCCGCCGCCCTCGCCGACAGCGCCACACACCGCGGCTCGCGCTGGCACGGCCCCGTCGCCACCACCCCCCGGCATCTGTTCGTGCCCCGGTGGTGGCGGAACGGCCCCGACGGCTGGACCCTCCATGACGGCACCGCCGACGAGCAGCAGTGGCTCGACGCCGCGTACAGCGACACATCACTCGTGACCCGCGTCGGCCCCTCCACGCCGACGACGCCAAGGCCGACGACCACCCGCGCGGACTGCCCACCTCGTCCGCCACCCTGCCGAGCCTCGTCGTCCGCATGTTCCAGCACGCCCGCCTCACCGACGGCGATGAACTACTCGACCTCGGCACCGGGTCCGGCTACGGAACCGCCCTCGCCACCCACAGGCTCGGCGAACGCCGCGTAGTCAGTGTCGATGTCGACCCTGGCCTCGTCATCGCCGCCCGCGACCGCCTCGCCGAGATCAACCAGCGCCCGACAGTCGTCGTTGCCGACGCCACGAAATCCCTACCCGGCGAGTACGACGCCATCGTCGCCACCGTCGGACTCCGCCCCATCCACACCAGCGTGCTCGCCGCCCTGAAACCGGGCGGTCGACTGGTCACCACCATCGCCGGAACCTCGCTGCTCGTCACCGCCCAGAAGGACGAGGACGGCGGAGCAACCGGCCGCGTCGAGTGGGACCGCGCCGGCTTCATGCGCACCCGCCACGAAGACGACTACCCGCCCGGCCTCGACGAGCTGCTCGACACCGCGCGCGAACACGACGGAGACGACGTCACCCGCAGCCCGTACCCCGTCGTCGACGTCGCCAACGCATGGGACCTGCACTCGATGCTCGACGTCACCGCGCCGGACATCGAGCACCACTATGAGGAGACCGACGAGCAGCGCGTCGCACTGATGGCCCACGCTGACGGATCCTGGACCCGCGCCACCGCACGCGGCGACGAGCCCGCCACGGTCCACCAGGGCGGCCCCCGCCGCCTCTGGGACATCCTCGACGAGCTCCGCGGCTACTGGCTGACGAACGGCGAGCTGCCCGTGCGCGGCGCACATGTATGGATCAAGCCCGACGGCACCACATGGCTCGCCCGCGGGAAGTGGCACGTCAAGGTCTGACCCTGGGGCCATACTGCCGCAGAACGCAGTGCCCCCGGCAAGGGCCGTCACACACCCGCCGGGGGCACTGCTCTGGGTATCGCCGTCAGGCATGGGCAGGGTTCTCCGTCACCCCTCACGGCGCCCGTACCGCAGGTTGCTCAGCGCCGTCACAGCCATCGGTGAGAGGCCAATCACGGTAAGGCGGTCGTCGACCCGCCGCGTGAGGATCCAACCCTTCGCCCGCAGGGACGCCACATCCCGCAGGACGTCCCCACCCGCGTCGCCGGCCAGTTCCTCCGCGGTGATGCGGAAGTCCATAGGTCGACCGTACGTCGCCGCAGGTCGGGCTGCGCGACGATCCATCCCAGGCTCACGCACTCACCGCACCGCCACAGGGCGCTGGTCGCCAAACGGAGGTCTGCGGTCCCTGCGGCTGGCCTGTGCGCCCCACTCGCATGCCGCCCCGGTGGCACACGAGTCAGCCGCGGACACGTCGGGCATCGTGACGCGTCCACGCCACTTTCTTTCCTCCACATCTAGCCATTCGGCATATGCCCGTGCTGTACTTCTCACGTCGTTTGGAAATTCCAAAGCAGGCTGTAGGGCGAGGAGGGAAGGTGTCCGACGCACCCAGCCCCGACGTGCTGCGCCAACTTGTCGGCAGGCTGCTGGCCAGATGGCGCAGCCGAGCCGGGCTGAGCCTGGAACAGGTCGTAGCCCAAGCCAAGCCGCATATCCGACTCAGCCCGCCCACCTTGTCCCGGTGGGAGTCCGGCGTGATCCCGACGACGGGCAAAGCGAGGCGGACCAAAATCGAGCCGCTGCTGCGCTTGTACGGGGCCACGGACGATGAGGTCGCCGCCACGCTTCGCCTGGCTGAAAGGGCGGCTGAAAACCCGTGGTGGTACGAGTACCGCGCGGAGCTGCCGGAGTGGACGCGCACAGGCATCGCATACGCCGACTCGGCCACGCTCATCCACGTCTATGAGCCCCACCGCGTGCCGGGACTGCTCCAAACCGCGGACTACGCACGGGCGCTTCTCGGGACGGGACCCGGCGTCGACAGGCGCATCGAGGTCCTGATGCGCCGCCAAGCCATCCTGAACCGTCCGCACCCGCCACAGCTCTGGGCACTCCTTGATGAATCGGTTCTGCGGCGGCAGGTGAGCGACCCGGCCGTCATGCAGCAGCAGGTCAAGCACCTGCTGGAGCTGAGCACCCGCCCAAGGATCACGATCCAGGTGGTGCCGCTCGCCGCGGGTCCCAACCGCCGGACCGCCCAACCGTTCAACATCTTCCGGCTGGCGCCCATCGAGCTGCCGGACGTCGTAGAGCGGCAAATGCTGGACGACCACGATTTCACCGACGATCAGCACACCGTCGCCCAGTACATGGACTGGTGGGGCCAGGCCACGGAGTTCCAAAGCCCGGCAGAGACCCAGTCCCTTCTCTCCGCCATCATCGCCGAATCGGGGGATACAGCATGAGTCTCTACGCGGACGAGCCTCCAACCGCGCAGGTACCGCATCTCTACCAGCGCTTCATGAACGGAAAGGACGCGCGGCCGGCCGACGATGACGCCGCCGCAGCTGTACTAAGCGTCGCTCCGATGGCGGTGGAGATCGCGAAGAACAATCGCTCGTTCATGTTGCGAGCTGTCGACTACCTCGCGAGCGAGGCCGGAATCCGGCAGTTCCTCGACATCGGTTGCGGCCTGCCACACGAGCCCAACCTTCACCACGTTGCACAGAAACACATCCCCGACGCACGGATCGTCTACGTCGACAATCACCGCACAGTCATCACACGGGCCCGAGCGCTGATGACGGACTCCACCCCCGAAGGAACAGTGGAAGTCGTGAAGGCCGATCTCCGTGATCCCCGGGGCATCCTGTCGGCGCCCGAAGTGCAGCGGACACTCGACTTCACTCAGCCCGTCGCCCTGGTGCTCGCCTCCGTGACCCTGTTCATCCCGGACGCCGACGACCCGCACGGGGCGGTCAGGCAACTCATGGAAGCCCTGCCCAGCGGCAGCTACCTCGCACTGTCGCAGGCCACCTACGACTGGTCCAGGGACGTCGTGGCGGCCATCACGCGCACCTACGGAGCAAATGGGTTGGGCGCGTACCCCCGAGACCGGGAGGCCACGCTTGCCTTCTTCTCCAGCCTGGAGTTGGTCGAGCCGGGCCTGGTCGCAACCAACCAGTGGCGACCGACGCCGGAGGCCCCGTTCACCAGGCTCGTCGACTCCTCCATGTGGGCAGGCGTCGGCCGCAAACCGTAGGCAGGAGGCGCCTCGGGCGCCGATGCCTTGACCGAAACAACCTCGGGAAGCGCCCTTCTTGCCGGTTCGAGATCCCCACAAGGTGCACTTCCCGCTCATCAATTCCTTGCCCTTGGGGGATTCAGCATGTCAGCGAGTGGGGTGCGGCCACTCATGCCCGCCGGACTGGAATACGAGCCGGCAGTGGTGCTCGAACAGCTCGGCATTCACATCAAGCACACCTGGCTACGGGACACATGGGGAGCATGGTGCCCCAGTCTCCGAACTATCGTGATCGCCTCCGGCCTCAGCGCCGTGCAGGAACGGTGCATCCTGGCGCACGAGTTGGAGCACGTCTTGGCGGACGATGCCGGCTGCGCCGAAGGTCCGCTCGCGATTCGGCTGGAACGCGCCGCCGACCGCGCTGCCGCCCGCAAGCTGGTCGCCATCTCGGACCTCGCCGAAGTGGCCAAGTGGGCACCCGATGTCCACACCGCCGCGGCGAAGCTGCGGGTCACCGAACGCATGCTGCGGGTCCGTCTCGACGACCTCGAAGGGGAGGGCTGGCCATGGCCGCAGGCTGGATCGAAGATCGCTGGTTGAAGAAGCGCAAGGACCCCGTCACCAAGAAGCGCGAGCGAACCGAGCTCTGGGGCAGCAAGACCAAGCGGTACCGCGTATGCGGCATCCCTGGGGTACGCAAGCGGTCCTTCGACAATCTGGAGGACGCCAAGACGTGGCTCAAATCCGCGTCCACGGACCAGAGCCGCGGATCCCATGTTGATCCCCGCGACGGGGATGTGACGCTCCAGTGGTACGTCGAGAAAAAGTGGTGGCCGACCCTTCGGGTGCCTCCCACCACGAAGGAGACGATGCGTCCACGCGTCTTCAAGCACATCCTTCCGCACGTGGGTCACCTGTCGCTGAACCGCATCGGCTCGGACGAGATCAAGGAGTGGCAGACGCGAGCTGAGGAGGACATCGACGTCGGCACGCTCCGGACCACCTGGCGACACTTCGCATCGATCATGCAGGCGGCCTTCAAGGCGAAACGCATTCCGGCAAATCCGTTCCGCGATGAAGATCTCCAACCGCCGACCGCGCCGAAGAGCAAGGCCAAGGCGTGGACGCGGGCAAGGGTCGCCGCTGTTCGGAAAGCGCTGGATCGGCGGTACCGGATCCTCGTGGACGAGGCTGTCGGGGCGGGCGTGCGGCAGGGCGAAGCGTTCGGGCTCTCGCCGGATGACCTGGATGGGGACGTCATCCACGTCGCCCGGCAGGTCATCAAGGTCGGCGGACGGCTGGCGTTCGCACCGCCGAAGGGCAACAAGGAGCGCGATGCGCCTTGCCCTCCGGAGCTCGCCGAGTCCGTCAAGGCGTACATGAAGGAGTTCGAGCCAGTCGAGGTGACGTTGCCTTGGGTGGACCCGGATCGGCCGAACATGAGGTGGGAGGACCGACCACTGGTAACGGTCCGGCTGTTGGTCACCACCCCGCGCGGGAATGCGATCAACCGGAGCACCTTCGACGAGAAGCAGTGGAAGCCCGCGCTCGTCGAGGCAGGGGTGATCGCTTCTCCCATCGTGACAGTTACCCCCCGGCCCGGGAAGCCCTCGCTTCGCCGAGTGAAGTGGAACATGCCGCGGGAAGACGGCTTCCACGTCCTCAGGCACACGTTCGCATCGATCGTGTTGGCCGCGGGCGAGACCATCCAGCAGCTGGCCGACTGGTTGGGCCACTCCGATCCAGCCTTCACTTACCGGACGTACGTGCACTTCCTGCCGGAGTCCGGACATCGGGCATTGGAGGTACTTGGTACGTGGATCACCGGAGGGACTTCGGCCCCCGCGGCAAAGGCCCCTTCCGCGGGAGACTCTCAGCAGGACGTCTCCGTCATCATCGCGGCGCTGGCAGAGATCACGGCCGGGGCGGACGTACCAGGGCCGCTCCGGGAACGCCTCACGGCGGTGCTGTCGACGGCAGCGTGACTGGTCGATGCGCGGACCGGCGCCGCAACCCCCTCAGAACCCCCTCCGGTGCGCTCTGGACAGACACTGCGAGCTCTTTGAGCAGGTGAGAGACACAGGCGGCGGACGAGTCGGCCTGTACGCCGGGTTCTGTCTCCCAGGGGCCTTGCGGCCCGTGGGGAGGCGGCCATCCATCTAGGGCCGGTGTTGCCACCGGCCTCGTGCGGTCTACCCGCGGACTCGGGCGGGCAGCCCTCGGTCGTCCGCGCAGAGCCGTCAGCCGACGGCTCCTCTTGACCTTGCTCCGGGTGGGGTTTACCGAGCCGTCCGAGTCACCTCGGACGCTGGTGGTCTCTTACACCACCGTTTCACCCTTACCGGGCGCCTCACGGCCCCCGGCGGTCTGTTTTCTGTGGCACTGTCCCGCGGGTCACCCCGGGTGGGTGTTACCCACCACCCTGCCCTGTGGAGCCCGGACGTTCCTCGGCGGGGTTGGACCCCGACGCGGCCGCCCGGCCGGCTCGTCCGCCGTGTCGACCATGCTACCCGCAGGAAAGGGGCTGGTCGGACCGGGCCGCGCGACAGCTGTCGGGAGCTGCGGTCGGGGGCCACGGTCGCACCGGGGTGGTCACGCCGGTGCGAAGCGGACCTTCGCCCGGCCCGGGTCCGCCGCCAGCACCCTGACCCGCAGCCGGTGGCCGAGCGGGAGCGGTGGGCCCGCCGGGTCGGCGTCCACGCGGCCGACCACCGCGGGGTCGTAGAGGTGGACCGTGCCTCGGGTGGGTTCGTCCTCCCGTACGTCCACGACGTAGCCGTCGAAGACCTCGCCCACGCGGTGGTGCAGCACCGCCGCCTCCACGAGGTCCACGCATTCGCGCTCCGCCTCGTTGGCGCGGGCCGCGCCGGCCGCCATCTCGCCGGGCAGTGCCGTGAGGGCGGCGCGGACCCACTCCGGGGGCTCGGCGCCGTCCGCGGCGGCCAGGCACAGCTCGCCGGTGTAGCGGTCGGCCAGTCGGCGCAGCGGCGCGGTGCAATGGGCGTAGTCGTCGGCGAGGGCGGCGTGCTGGGCGCGGGCGCGGTCGGGCGGGTCGCCGTCGAAGGCGGTGTATCCGGCGCCGCGCAGCAGCGCGGTGCACTCCTGGAGGAAGGCCGCGTGCTGGGGGCGGGCCGGGTCGAGGGAGCGGACGACCTCCGCGTACGACGTGCCGTGCGGCCAGTCCACGTCGAGTGCGGCGGCGACCCGCCGCAGCCGCCCGACCGCGCCGCTGGGCGCGGCGGGCAGGGTGCGGAGGATGCCGGTGCCCGCGGTCAGCATGAGGTCGGCGGCGGCCATGCCGGTCATGAGGGAGAGCTGCGCGTTCCATGATTCGGCGGGGAGCGGCGCCTGGTAGGCCAGGGCGTAGCCGTCGCCGTGCGGCTCGATCCGCTGCTCGGGGACGAGAAGCGAGATACCGCCGCGCGCCCGCTCCAGCTCCTCGCGCAGCCGGCCGATGTCGCGCAGGAGGGACAGCGGCTCCTCGGCGGCCCCGCTGTCGATCTCGCGCTGGACGCCCGCGTAGTCCAGCCGGGCCCTGCTGCGTACCAGTGCGCGTCGTACGTGCGCGAAGACCAGTTCGCCGAAGTCGTCGAGGTCGAACTGCCACAGCAGCGCGGGCCGGTCCCGGTCCGGGAGCAGGCTGGCCGCGTCCTCGCCGAGAACGTCGGGGTGGAGGGGGATCCGGCCGTCGGGGAAGTAGTACGTCAGGACACGCCGGTGCGCCTCGGTGTCGAGGGCCCCGCCGGGGACGACGAACGCCGCGACGTCGGCGATGGCGTAGTGGATCCGGAAGCCGCCACCCGGGCGCAGGGCCAGGAACATCGCCTGGTCCAGGTCCTTCGAACCCGGCGGGTCGATGGTGAACAGCGGGATGTCGGTGGCGTCGGCCAGGTCGGGGAGCGGCCGGTGATGGGCGGCCACCGCCTCGGCCTCGGCCAGCACCGGCGGCGGGAACGCACCCGGCAGCCCCAGCTCGCCGCGCAGCGCCCGCAGGGCGGCGCGCAGCTCGGCGCCCTGCGTCTCGGGGATCCGCATCGGTCGGCGGGGCATGGCACCGAGCGTAGGCGCGGGCCGCCGTCCCGGCACGGCGAGGCGGGGCGGGGCGGGGCTCACAGGGCGGTGGGGGTGGGGCAAGCCGGGCCGCCCAGGCGGGGGGCTCGCGGCACGGCGCCTGCGGGCGGGCTCGCCGCATGACGCGGGCCGGTCAGCCTCGCCGCACGGCGCGGGGCCCCGAGGCGGCCGCGGGCACGTCTCGGGGAGCGGTCGCGGTTCGGCCGCGGCCCGGCGAGGGCCTAGGCTGCCTCGGGGCCGCCGCCCCGCCTCCGTACCGTGTGTGAAGCCGCGTCCGTACGGCGCCTCCGTACCGCGTGTGAACCCGCGTCCGTACCGTCTGTGAAGGAGTCCAACGTGCTCGTGCTGCTGCCGCCGTCCGAGGGGAAGGCCGCGGAGGGGTCCGGGAGTCCGCTCGACCTCGGTTCGCTGTCGCTGCCCGAGCTGGGCGAGGCGCGGGCCCGGGTACTCGACGAGCTGGTGTCGCTGTGCACGGGAGACGGGGACCAGGCAGCCAAGGCCGCCGAGGTGCTGGGGCTCAGCCAGGGGCTGCGGGGCGAGGTCGGCAAGAACGCCGCGCTCCGCACCGCCGCGACCCGGCCCGCCGGGGAGATCTACACCGGCGTGCTGTACGACGCGCTGGGCCTGGCCACGCTGGACGCCGCCGCCCGGCGGCGCGCCGAGCGGTCGCTGCTGGTGTTCTCCGGTCTGTGGGGTGCGGTGCGGATCGGCGATGCCATCCCGTCCTACCGCTGCTCGATGGGCGTGAAACTGCCGGGCCTCGGGGCGCTCGGCGCGTACTGGCGGGCGCCGATGGCAGAAGTCCTGCCGCAGGCGGCGGGCGAGGGCCTGGTGCTGGACCTCCGCTCGGCGGCGTACGCGACAGCCTGGCGCCCCAAGGGCGCGGTCGCGGGCCGTACGGCGTCGGTGCGCGTACTCCAGTCCAAGATCGTGGACGGCGTGGAGAAGCGGACGGTCGTCAGCCACTTCAACAAGGCGACCAAGGGGCGGCTGGTACGGGATCTGCTGCTGGCGGGCGCGGCTCCGGCTGATCCCGCGGAGCTGGTCGACACGCTGCGCGAGCTCGGGTACGCCGTGGAGGCGACCGCTCCGGCACGGTCGGGCGCGGCCTGGGCGCTGGACGTCATCGTCACGGAGCTCTGACGCCCGTCGGGGAGCTCCGACGCCCGTCGGTGGCGCGGCGGCTCGCCCTCTCGCCGTGCCACGACCGCCGTGCCACGACGGCGACCGGGCAGGGCACGGTGCGGCCGTCCCGTACCAGGCGTCGGCCGACGCCCGGCACCGGTCGCCGGTCGGCGATCGGTGCCGCGCGTCGGGCTCGTCAGCGCAGGTGGGACGTGTCGTTCAGCAGCCGCACGCTCGCGTTGCCGTCCGCGTAGTACGCCACCACCGAAAGCGACGCCGCCGCGAGTTCCATCCGGAACAGCGACTCCGGCGGCGCCCCGAGGGCCAGCCGGACCAGCGTCTTCACCGGGGTCACATGCGTGACGACCAGCACCGTCTTGCCCGCGTAGCGCGCGATGAGCTTGTCGCGGGAGAGGGCCACGCGGCGGGCGACCGCGGCGAAGCTCTCGCCGCCGCCGGTCGGCGCGGCCTTCGCCGAGCGGAGCCAGGCGTCCAGGTCGTCCGGGTACCGCTCACGTACCTCCGCGAACGTCAGCCCCTCCCACGCGCCGAAGTCCGTCTCGCGCAGCCCCTCGTCGATGCGGACGTCGAGCCCGAGCCGGGCCGCCACGGTCTCCGCGGTCTCCCGGCAGCGCCGGAGCGGTGAGCTGACGACGGCCTGGACGGTGCCGCGCGCGGCAAGCACCGCGGCGGCCTGCTCGGCCTGGCGGCGCCCGGCGGGCGAGAGCTCGGGGTCCGTGCCGCCGCTGCCGGAGAAGCGCTTCTCGGGGGTGAGCGCCGTCTCGCCGTGCCGGAGCAGGACCAGCGTGGCGGGCGCGCCCAGGTCGGCGGGGGCGGCCCAGCCCACGGGCGGGGCCGCGGGCGCCTGCGCCTCGGCAGGGGACGTGACCTGCGGCTCGGCGGCGGCCGTGGCCTCCACCGGGTGGGTGGTGCGGTCGGCCGGAGCCGGGACGGCCACCGCCCGTGCGCCGCGATCGGCGCCCGCGGCGGCCCCAGGCCCACT
Coding sequences within it:
- a CDS encoding DUF397 domain-containing protein yields the protein MTDSREKAELYALDLSGATWLSAPGSDARDRIEIAKLPGGAVAMRNPADPNATVLRYTAAEWEAFTLGVRDGEFDLPADV
- a CDS encoding DUF397 domain-containing protein; this encodes MNELADLYAVDLADAAWRKSSYTANNGNCVEVAHIPGTPGVAVRDSKNVDIPAARASRAAWSAFLTAVADDTLTA
- a CDS encoding helix-turn-helix transcriptional regulator, which translates into the protein MAVVSSGSPLAARRKLGAELRILRDRSGLTTEEVGAHLNCHNSKISRIELAKRTCTRKDFAGLMELYEVDEAKRAELSELLTRAMQRIPLWWQAYADVISATYAEFLAYESEAVRCWEYQPLLIPGLLQTQGYARAITGPGFAALGPDQVDSLVEVRMRRQERLRDEETLTLDALVTEAALRLQVGGPKTIRAQLRHLVEVASLPNVTFRVIPFEAGENGASTGAFTLFSDGKENEGDVAFMESAEATTFRDDALALRRLNRLFRNLSAAALSEHDTLKLVERIEKEQ
- a CDS encoding DUF6624 domain-containing protein, with the translated sequence MPAPMPPQRPDIADELLRRMAADQHARGVRDDGTLVARDPELMHTVDADNTRALQRIINEHGWPGHSLVGEEAANAAWLIAQHAELDFQLRVLDLLHEAVDRGEATPMQLAYLTDRVLLRQDRPQVYGTQYLDTGDGRGMQVWKVTDPDRLDARRTEVGLGPHADYDAEIRSNY
- a CDS encoding radical SAM protein, yielding MQQITTAPLPPTIRSLELEITGKCQAMCEHCAPASGPTGTDGTMTADDWRRVIDESAELGIETVQFIGGEPTLHRDLPALVEHALGRGIGVEVFSNLISVRRTVWDTLARPGVRIGTSYYSDLAVQHEQITKKRGSHQRTRANIVEVLNRGIPLRVGIVEVLEGQRVAEAEAELRALGVQQITVDRMRGIGRGARDTEPTPSELCGHCTKGRGAILPNGDVAGCVLSRFMTAGNVRQQPLADIVTGPKWADIAAVIPPAPVGAGCPPTTAATATQRTPSPAPPSMASSLPRPWEHPRELEIPRRRPRRQRHTPRLALARPRRHHPPASVRAPVVAERPRRLDPP
- a CDS encoding methyltransferase domain-containing protein, whose translation is MARRRVQRHITRDPRRPLHADDAKADDHPRGLPTSSATLPSLVVRMFQHARLTDGDELLDLGTGSGYGTALATHRLGERRVVSVDVDPGLVIAARDRLAEINQRPTVVVADATKSLPGEYDAIVATVGLRPIHTSVLAALKPGGRLVTTIAGTSLLVTAQKDEDGGATGRVEWDRAGFMRTRHEDDYPPGLDELLDTAREHDGDDVTRSPYPVVDVANAWDLHSMLDVTAPDIEHHYEETDEQRVALMAHADGSWTRATARGDEPATVHQGGPRRLWDILDELRGYWLTNGELPVRGAHVWIKPDGTTWLARGKWHVKV
- a CDS encoding helix-turn-helix transcriptional regulator, coding for MSDAPSPDVLRQLVGRLLARWRSRAGLSLEQVVAQAKPHIRLSPPTLSRWESGVIPTTGKARRTKIEPLLRLYGATDDEVAATLRLAERAAENPWWYEYRAELPEWTRTGIAYADSATLIHVYEPHRVPGLLQTADYARALLGTGPGVDRRIEVLMRRQAILNRPHPPQLWALLDESVLRRQVSDPAVMQQQVKHLLELSTRPRITIQVVPLAAGPNRRTAQPFNIFRLAPIELPDVVERQMLDDHDFTDDQHTVAQYMDWWGQATEFQSPAETQSLLSAIIAESGDTA